The Croceicoccus naphthovorans genome includes a region encoding these proteins:
- a CDS encoding RidA family protein: MTRRSIEVEGLHHSGNPIPAASRVDRLVVTGGVYGLDPATGEVAEDAGDQVRLTFWHLDRILAAAGARFDDVAKLTFYVKTKELRPAINELWLTHFPDPSSRPARHMLVYDDLPGNILVQCEAIAMVPDNA, from the coding sequence GTGACACGACGCAGCATCGAAGTTGAAGGCCTTCACCATTCCGGCAATCCGATCCCTGCCGCGAGCCGGGTGGACCGTCTTGTCGTGACAGGTGGGGTCTACGGTTTGGATCCGGCAACCGGTGAAGTGGCGGAAGACGCTGGCGATCAAGTCCGCCTGACATTCTGGCACCTGGACCGGATCTTGGCAGCAGCCGGCGCGCGTTTCGACGATGTTGCCAAACTGACCTTCTATGTGAAGACGAAAGAGCTTAGACCGGCAATCAACGAATTGTGGCTCACGCACTTTCCCGATCCTTCGTCGCGGCCGGCTCGGCATATGCTGGTTTACGATGACCTCCCGGGCAACATCCTGGTGCAGTGCGAAGCGATAGCGATGGTGCCGGACAATGCCTGA
- a CDS encoding RraA family protein, whose amino-acid sequence MSEETLVRRLNAVGVTALSDALDRLAISGQAIGILPVARGMKFAGPAFTVQMLPVGLTQGIVGDYIDDVPEGAVVAIDNGGKLDQTVWGDILTRVAHKKGVAGTVIDGVCRDSDCCVLLKYPVFSRSVTMRTAKDRSTAHAYGVPIQLVEVRIEPGDWLVGDSDGVVAIPAGRVEEVVAIAEEVEIAEKAILAAVDAGMRLDEARRAGGYHSLQSRAV is encoded by the coding sequence ATGAGCGAGGAAACACTCGTTAGGCGGCTGAATGCAGTGGGTGTAACCGCCTTGTCCGATGCGCTGGATCGTCTGGCGATCAGCGGCCAGGCGATTGGAATCCTGCCGGTAGCACGGGGGATGAAGTTTGCGGGACCAGCCTTCACGGTTCAGATGCTTCCGGTCGGACTGACCCAGGGAATAGTCGGAGACTATATCGACGACGTGCCCGAAGGGGCAGTGGTAGCAATCGACAACGGCGGTAAATTGGATCAGACCGTCTGGGGCGATATCTTGACCCGTGTGGCGCACAAGAAGGGCGTCGCAGGCACGGTGATCGATGGTGTCTGCCGAGACAGCGATTGCTGTGTTTTGCTGAAATACCCTGTATTCTCCCGCAGCGTCACAATGCGGACTGCCAAAGACAGATCCACCGCGCATGCTTATGGTGTGCCGATTCAACTTGTAGAGGTGCGGATCGAGCCCGGCGATTGGCTGGTTGGGGATTCCGATGGGGTCGTCGCGATTCCGGCGGGCCGGGTCGAGGAAGTCGTTGCGATCGCCGAAGAAGTAGAAATCGCCGAAAAAGCGATCCTCGCCGCCGTTGATGCGGGAATGCGCCTGGACGAAGCCCGGCGCGCCGGTGGGTATCACTCGCTTCAGTCGCGTGCGGTTTGA
- a CDS encoding RraA family protein, protein MPEDISPTSYLAATQRVAALDTCTISDALDKLGLRGTVPGLVRLTANRQRISGRVVTVKLGPAIEGLPKRHLGASAIMAAQPGEIVVVEHRGRTDASGWGGLLSRAAARKGIAGVIVDGACRDLDESSELGFPVFGSAVVPLTARGRVAEHDWGCRVTIGSIVVNPGDWVVADGSGVVFFDQQHVDEVLAEAERILGRETAMIAALEQGAPIDHVMGANYEEMLK, encoded by the coding sequence ATGCCTGAAGACATCTCACCAACGTCTTATTTGGCAGCTACTCAGCGTGTCGCCGCCCTTGACACCTGCACCATTTCAGACGCACTCGACAAACTCGGTCTCCGCGGAACCGTCCCAGGTCTCGTCCGGTTGACCGCAAACAGGCAGCGCATTTCCGGCAGGGTTGTGACCGTGAAACTCGGACCGGCTATCGAAGGACTACCCAAACGGCACCTGGGGGCCTCTGCCATCATGGCGGCACAACCGGGTGAGATCGTGGTCGTCGAGCATCGCGGAAGGACCGATGCCTCTGGCTGGGGTGGCCTGCTGAGCCGGGCCGCGGCACGGAAAGGCATTGCCGGCGTGATCGTCGACGGCGCTTGTCGCGATCTGGATGAAAGCAGCGAGCTTGGTTTCCCAGTCTTCGGTAGCGCAGTTGTTCCGCTTACAGCGCGCGGTCGGGTCGCGGAGCATGACTGGGGCTGCCGAGTCACAATCGGCAGCATAGTGGTCAACCCCGGGGACTGGGTTGTGGCGGATGGAAGCGGCGTCGTGTTCTTCGACCAACAACATGTGGACGAAGTTCTGGCAGAGGCAGAGCGAATCCTTGGCCGTGAAACCGCCATGATCGCTGCGCTTGAGCAAGGCGCTCCAATTGATCACGTGATGGGTGCGAACTACGAAGAAATGCTGAAATAG